Proteins from a genomic interval of Salinarchaeum sp. Harcht-Bsk1:
- a CDS encoding hotdog domain-containing protein, translating to MTEHPDGPPEVPVVGDGLTHERSFTTEEVLEYGRLTGDDQPIHTEPDEDGRLVVQGLLTGSLATKIGGDLNYVARTMEFEFRKPVYTGERITCECTVESRSEQEDRYLLEIDVEYRNDGGDVVAAGATSGVIWKQNAQ from the coding sequence ATGACGGAGCATCCTGACGGGCCACCCGAGGTCCCGGTAGTCGGGGACGGCCTGACGCACGAGCGATCGTTCACCACCGAGGAGGTCCTCGAATACGGTCGACTCACGGGCGACGACCAGCCGATCCACACCGAACCCGACGAGGACGGACGGCTCGTCGTCCAGGGGCTGCTCACCGGCTCGCTCGCCACGAAGATCGGTGGCGACCTGAACTACGTCGCGCGGACGATGGAGTTCGAGTTCCGGAAACCAGTGTACACCGGCGAGCGGATCACCTGCGAGTGCACGGTCGAGTCCCGGTCGGAGCAGGAAGACCGCTACCTGCTGGAGATCGACGTCGAATACCGGAACGACGGCGGCGACGTCGTCGCCGCGGGAGCGACATCGGGAGTCATCTGGAAGCAGAACGCTCAGTAA
- a CDS encoding alpha-hydroxy-acid oxidizing protein, translating into MPDDDPEPPGPTRQRNIYMQGLADVTPDLPVRYEDLEATALDALDDGAAGYVAGGAGGEETMDANREAFTEWRIVPRMLRDVEDRDLSVEVLGQEFAAPVLLAPIGVLSIVHEDAEIAVAEAAADLDLPMCLSTVSSFRLEQVAETLSHEDGRGWFQLYWSSDRAVTESLVERAEDAGFEALVVTLDTPLLSWRERDIEEAYLPFLDGEGLANYFADPAFLDRLDVDPAENELAAIREFVDVFGDPSLTWDDLELLVGETDLPVVVKGILHPDDAAEAVDRGADGVIVSNHGGRQVDRAVPALEMLPEVVDRIGEDASVLFDSGIRRGSDAIVALALGADAVMLGRPYVYGLALDGADGVRAVGQNFLADLDLTLGLAGQSSIEGLDRSVLRER; encoded by the coding sequence ATGCCAGACGACGATCCGGAGCCGCCAGGCCCCACCCGCCAGCGAAATATCTACATGCAAGGGCTGGCGGACGTCACGCCCGACCTCCCCGTTCGCTACGAGGACCTCGAAGCCACAGCGCTCGACGCACTCGACGACGGCGCAGCGGGCTACGTCGCCGGCGGCGCGGGCGGCGAGGAGACGATGGACGCAAACCGCGAGGCGTTCACCGAGTGGCGGATCGTCCCGCGGATGCTCCGCGACGTCGAGGACCGTGATCTCTCCGTCGAGGTACTGGGCCAGGAGTTCGCTGCGCCGGTCCTGCTCGCGCCGATCGGCGTGCTCTCGATCGTTCACGAGGACGCCGAGATCGCCGTGGCGGAGGCCGCTGCGGATCTCGACCTGCCGATGTGTCTGAGCACCGTCTCCTCCTTCCGGCTGGAGCAGGTCGCCGAGACGCTCTCCCACGAGGACGGCCGCGGCTGGTTCCAGCTCTACTGGAGCAGCGACCGTGCGGTCACGGAGAGCCTGGTCGAGCGCGCCGAGGACGCCGGCTTCGAGGCGCTGGTCGTGACGCTCGACACGCCCCTCCTGAGCTGGCGGGAACGGGATATCGAGGAGGCCTACCTCCCCTTCCTCGACGGCGAGGGGCTCGCGAACTACTTCGCCGATCCCGCCTTCCTCGATCGGCTCGACGTCGATCCGGCCGAGAACGAACTCGCTGCAATCCGCGAGTTCGTCGACGTCTTCGGCGATCCCTCCCTGACCTGGGACGACCTCGAACTGCTCGTGGGCGAGACGGACCTCCCGGTCGTCGTGAAGGGTATCCTCCATCCCGACGACGCCGCGGAGGCCGTCGACCGCGGTGCCGACGGCGTGATCGTCTCGAATCACGGCGGTCGGCAGGTCGACCGGGCGGTGCCGGCACTGGAGATGCTCCCGGAGGTCGTCGATCGGATTGGCGAGGACGCGTCGGTGCTCTTCGACAGCGGGATCCGGCGGGGCTCGGACGCCATCGTCGCGCTGGCGCTCGGCGCCGATGCCGTCATGCTCGGCCGGCCGTACGTCTACGGCCTCGCACTCGACGGCGCCGACGGCGTCCGGGCCGTCGGGCAGAACTTCCTCGCGGATCTCGATCTGACGCTCGGTCTTGCCGGTCAGTCGTCGATCGAAGGGCTCGATCGGTCCGTGCTACGGGAGCGCTGA
- a CDS encoding PAS domain-containing sensor histidine kinase, giving the protein MTAQRETAANALDAERFRHLFEHVQDAIVDFEFVDDEPIIREVNDAFVDLFGYESPAIIGESLNDLIVPSWLAGESDEFDERTASGEHNHAVVDRQTKNGVKTVLYRGVPYADGDRGLAIYTDLTDEIRQERQLAVLNRVLRHNLRNEVNVLAGNAEELLETADSPAIEAAAETIRDSALTLSRLGDEARDIERVLDADPDLEPTELGPVVAAARDAVPLTERATVAVDVADAPPALTGGHLDRAIAALLDNAVRHSEAPTPCVAISASASADRVGLTVADDGPGLPERERRLLTGDLELTPLDHGNGLGLWLVRWIVTAYGGSVEYTDRPNGGSAITLWVAAA; this is encoded by the coding sequence ATGACTGCCCAGCGGGAGACCGCCGCAAACGCCCTCGACGCAGAACGGTTTCGCCACCTCTTCGAACACGTCCAGGACGCCATCGTCGACTTCGAGTTCGTCGACGACGAGCCGATCATTCGAGAGGTCAACGACGCCTTCGTCGACCTCTTCGGCTACGAATCGCCGGCGATCATCGGCGAGTCGCTCAACGATTTGATCGTCCCCAGCTGGCTCGCCGGCGAGAGCGACGAGTTCGACGAACGAACCGCCAGCGGCGAACACAACCACGCCGTCGTCGATCGGCAGACGAAAAACGGTGTCAAGACCGTCCTCTACCGCGGCGTCCCGTACGCCGACGGCGACCGCGGGCTCGCGATCTACACCGATCTCACCGACGAGATTCGACAGGAACGACAGCTCGCCGTCCTGAACCGCGTCTTGCGGCACAACCTCAGGAACGAGGTGAACGTCCTCGCCGGTAACGCCGAGGAGCTGCTCGAGACGGCCGACTCGCCGGCGATCGAAGCCGCTGCGGAGACGATCCGGGACAGCGCGCTCACGCTCTCACGGCTCGGCGACGAGGCGCGGGACATCGAGCGGGTGCTCGACGCGGATCCGGACCTGGAACCGACGGAGCTCGGTCCAGTCGTCGCCGCAGCCCGCGACGCGGTACCGCTGACCGAGCGCGCTACGGTCGCCGTCGACGTCGCCGACGCGCCGCCGGCGCTGACCGGCGGCCACCTCGATCGTGCCATCGCCGCACTGCTCGACAACGCCGTCCGGCACTCGGAGGCGCCGACCCCATGCGTCGCCATTTCGGCGTCGGCCTCGGCCGATCGCGTCGGGCTCACGGTCGCCGACGACGGTCCCGGTCTGCCAGAGCGCGAGCGTCGACTGCTTACTGGCGATCTCGAACTGACGCCACTCGACCACGGCAACGGACTGGGGCTCTGGCTCGTCCGCTGGATCGTGACTGCCTACGGCGGCTCCGTCGAGTACACCGACCGGCCCAACGGTGGGAGTGCGATTACGCTCTGGGTGGCAGCGGCCTGA
- the psmB gene encoding archaeal proteasome endopeptidase complex subunit beta yields the protein MRQPPTAPQTPAGIDDGPEDPFAPRLGSLPDTGQEDLDSVAKTGTTTIGITTEDGVVIATDQRASLAGRFVANKDVQKVEQVHPTAALTMVGSVGGAQSFISSLRAEANLYEARRGESMSMQALSTLAGNFIRGGPFFAINPILGGVDEEGAHVFTIDPAGGVMGDDYTVTGSGMQLAYGTLEQEYEDGMSNEEAIGVAAQGIQSATERDTGSGNGIYVAEVTDEGVEIHGHESYDDVL from the coding sequence ATGCGACAGCCACCGACCGCCCCGCAGACGCCCGCCGGAATCGACGACGGTCCCGAGGACCCCTTCGCGCCACGCCTCGGTTCCCTCCCCGACACCGGTCAGGAGGACCTCGACTCCGTCGCCAAGACGGGTACCACGACGATCGGTATCACGACCGAGGACGGCGTCGTGATCGCGACCGACCAGCGTGCCTCGCTCGCGGGCCGCTTCGTCGCCAACAAGGACGTCCAGAAGGTCGAGCAGGTTCACCCGACGGCCGCGCTCACGATGGTCGGCTCCGTCGGCGGCGCCCAGTCCTTCATCTCCAGTCTCCGCGCCGAGGCGAACCTCTACGAGGCCCGCCGTGGCGAGTCGATGAGCATGCAGGCGCTCTCGACGCTCGCGGGCAACTTCATCCGCGGCGGTCCGTTCTTCGCGATCAACCCCATCCTCGGGGGCGTCGACGAGGAGGGCGCCCACGTCTTCACGATCGACCCCGCGGGCGGCGTCATGGGCGACGACTACACCGTGACCGGCAGCGGGATGCAACTCGCTTACGGCACCCTCGAACAGGAGTACGAGGACGGCATGTCCAACGAGGAGGCCATCGGCGTCGCCGCTCAGGGCATCCAGAGCGCCACCGAGCGCGACACCGGCTCCGGCAACGGTATCTACGTCGCCGAGGTCACCGACGAAGGCGTCGAGATCCACGGCCACGAGAGCTACGACGACGTGCTGTAA
- a CDS encoding DUF555 domain-containing protein — MSNYLVVMEAAWLVRDVESIDDAIGVAVSEAGKRLNDKDMDYVEVDVGATGCPACGEPFDSAFIAAETALVGLVLEMEIFNADSEEHAQRIAKSEVGGALRDVPLDVVETIEREGDADDEDER; from the coding sequence ATGAGCAACTACCTCGTCGTGATGGAGGCAGCGTGGCTCGTGCGAGACGTGGAGTCGATCGACGACGCCATCGGGGTCGCCGTGAGCGAGGCGGGCAAACGCCTCAACGACAAGGACATGGACTACGTCGAGGTCGACGTCGGCGCGACCGGCTGTCCGGCCTGTGGCGAGCCGTTCGACTCGGCCTTTATCGCCGCTGAGACCGCGCTCGTCGGCCTCGTCCTCGAGATGGAGATCTTCAACGCCGACAGCGAGGAGCACGCCCAGCGCATCGCCAAGAGCGAGGTCGGCGGCGCGCTGCGCGACGTGCCCCTCGACGTGGTCGAGACGATCGAGCGCGAGGGCGACGCGGACGACGAGGACGAACGCTGA
- the ppsA gene encoding phosphoenolpyruvate synthase, which produces MGLRWLDDVRADDGASVGGKGASLGELTAAGLPVPPGFVVTADTYRSFLQAADLEADLDAAVSVDADDPSELAGAAERAQTMIRDASVPDSFREELLGAYDDLGAGMASEPFVAVRSSATAEDQPDASFAGQQETFLNVDRDGLLEAVRECWASLFTQRAIYYRQQQGYPASDVDIAVVVQLMVDADASGVMFTSHPSTGDGRMILEAAWGLGEAVVAGEVSPDNYVVDRERETVSDVAVADKRIQYVRDPDTGETIEEPVPDDRREQRVLDEEALDRLREIGERVESHYGTPQDVEWALVQHEAGQAPVSGVDAGAGLDDATVYLLQSRPITTLPDDATPTDTASDVRSETAAETASNAASAGGPDPTTAVGDQDGDPERSTESDAASADGGSQAMASEELLVTGLGASPGTAAGPARIVEKLDELDKVEAGDVIVTKMTTPDMVPAMQRASGIVTDEGGMTSHASIVSRELGVPAVVGTGSATNEIEDGQAIAIDGETGRVTTGDEAEFQAGEADTPDSGSGAESAGPSATATAAGAGSQATDRVPPATATEVKVNVSIPEAAERAAATGADGVGLLRMEHVVLSTGQTPEHMIARDGEDAFVDVVADGIQPVAEAFYPRPVRVRTLDAPTDEFRTLEGGADEPEEHNPMLGYRGIRRSLDRTDPFRAELAAVAKCHELGYDNVELMLPLVTDAEDVRAAKEHMRAAGLDPRHTTWGVMVETPASALCVEGICEEGVDFVSFGTNDLTQYTLAVDRNNERVADRFDELHPAVLELIGDVIETCRAHDVRTSICGQAGSKPAMVRHLVDAGITSISANVDAVADVQREVERVEQRLLLESVREEQA; this is translated from the coding sequence ATGGGCCTCAGATGGCTGGACGACGTCCGGGCCGACGACGGAGCGAGCGTCGGCGGGAAAGGCGCCTCGCTGGGCGAACTGACCGCCGCAGGACTCCCCGTTCCCCCGGGCTTCGTCGTCACGGCCGACACCTACCGATCGTTCCTCCAGGCAGCAGACCTCGAAGCCGACCTCGACGCGGCAGTGTCGGTAGACGCTGACGACCCGAGCGAACTCGCCGGCGCCGCCGAGCGCGCGCAGACGATGATTCGTGACGCGTCCGTACCCGACTCCTTCCGCGAGGAGCTCCTCGGCGCCTACGACGACCTCGGCGCGGGAATGGCGAGCGAGCCATTCGTGGCGGTCCGCTCTTCGGCGACCGCAGAGGATCAGCCGGACGCGAGTTTCGCCGGTCAGCAGGAGACCTTCCTCAACGTCGACCGCGACGGGCTGCTCGAGGCGGTTCGGGAGTGCTGGGCGTCGCTGTTCACCCAGCGCGCGATCTACTACCGCCAGCAGCAGGGCTACCCCGCCAGCGACGTCGACATCGCCGTCGTCGTCCAGTTGATGGTCGACGCCGACGCCAGCGGCGTGATGTTCACCAGTCACCCCTCCACTGGCGACGGGCGGATGATCCTCGAGGCGGCGTGGGGACTCGGCGAGGCCGTCGTCGCGGGCGAGGTCTCCCCCGACAACTACGTCGTCGACCGGGAGCGCGAGACGGTGAGCGACGTCGCCGTCGCGGACAAGCGCATCCAGTACGTCCGCGATCCCGACACCGGCGAGACGATCGAGGAGCCGGTGCCAGACGACCGGCGCGAGCAGCGCGTTCTCGACGAGGAGGCGCTGGATCGGCTCCGCGAGATCGGCGAGCGCGTGGAGTCCCACTACGGGACCCCACAGGACGTCGAGTGGGCCCTCGTCCAGCACGAGGCGGGCCAGGCGCCCGTCAGCGGCGTCGACGCCGGCGCGGGCCTCGACGACGCGACGGTGTACCTGCTGCAGTCTCGCCCGATCACGACGCTCCCCGACGACGCGACCCCGACCGACACCGCCAGCGACGTGCGAAGCGAGACCGCGGCCGAGACCGCAAGCAACGCGGCGAGCGCAGGCGGCCCGGACCCGACGACGGCCGTCGGCGACCAGGACGGCGACCCCGAGCGATCGACCGAGAGCGACGCAGCGAGCGCCGACGGCGGGAGCCAGGCGATGGCGAGCGAGGAGCTACTCGTCACCGGCCTCGGCGCGTCGCCGGGCACCGCCGCCGGCCCGGCGCGGATCGTCGAGAAGCTCGACGAACTCGACAAGGTCGAGGCCGGCGACGTAATCGTGACGAAGATGACGACCCCGGACATGGTGCCCGCGATGCAGCGCGCGTCGGGCATCGTCACCGACGAGGGCGGGATGACCAGCCACGCCTCGATCGTCTCCCGCGAACTCGGCGTGCCGGCCGTCGTGGGGACGGGGAGCGCGACGAACGAGATCGAAGACGGCCAGGCCATCGCGATCGACGGCGAGACCGGCCGGGTGACGACTGGCGACGAAGCCGAGTTCCAGGCTGGCGAGGCGGACACACCCGACAGCGGATCGGGAGCGGAGAGTGCCGGACCGAGCGCAACCGCGACCGCGGCCGGAGCGGGCTCGCAGGCCACCGATCGCGTCCCGCCCGCGACCGCCACGGAGGTCAAGGTCAACGTCTCGATCCCGGAGGCCGCCGAGCGCGCGGCCGCGACTGGCGCCGACGGCGTCGGCCTCCTCCGGATGGAGCACGTCGTGCTCTCGACGGGCCAGACGCCGGAGCATATGATCGCTCGGGACGGCGAGGACGCCTTCGTCGACGTCGTGGCCGACGGGATCCAGCCCGTCGCGGAGGCGTTCTACCCCCGACCGGTCCGCGTCCGGACGCTGGACGCCCCGACCGACGAGTTCCGGACGCTCGAAGGCGGTGCCGACGAACCCGAGGAGCACAACCCGATGCTCGGCTACCGGGGCATCCGTCGCTCGCTCGATCGGACGGACCCGTTCCGGGCCGAACTGGCTGCCGTCGCGAAGTGCCACGAACTCGGCTACGACAACGTCGAGTTGATGCTCCCGCTCGTCACCGACGCCGAGGACGTCCGGGCGGCGAAAGAGCACATGCGAGCGGCCGGACTCGATCCGCGCCACACGACCTGGGGCGTGATGGTGGAGACGCCAGCGAGCGCGCTCTGCGTCGAGGGAATTTGCGAGGAGGGCGTCGACTTCGTCTCCTTCGGCACGAACGACCTCACGCAGTACACGCTCGCCGTCGATCGGAACAACGAGCGGGTGGCCGACCGCTTCGACGAACTCCACCCCGCGGTGCTCGAACTGATCGGCGACGTCATCGAGACCTGCCGCGCACACGACGTGCGGACGAGCATCTGCGGGCAGGCTGGCTCCAAGCCGGCGATGGTCCGGCACCTCGTCGACGCCGGCATCACCTCCATCTCCGCGAACGTCGACGCGGTCGCGGACGTCCAGCGCGAGGTCGAGCGCGTCGAGCAGCGACTGCTGCTCGAGTCGGTGCGGGAGGAGCAAGCCTAG
- a CDS encoding winged helix-turn-helix domain-containing protein has protein sequence MTEEDTDSLSDDSEAVFSVLGDETRLRILLELAERSQPDASAEPYAFSELRRAVSVDDAGRFNYHLDKLQDTFVKKTEDGYRPTFAGLNVASSIHAGRFGSSADVEPTETEYECPVCEDPLYARYEDESVRIECDDEHTWFAYPVPAGAATDRSMDELLDVTVRRTGANVELARNGLCHRCWGTIDARVVDPDGTFEELGTDWPRVDVECERCWLAYTVPLPIFVAQSPPVVAFYHEHGLGPEDAMLSERNALEDATAELEGSSSDLFEVTIELAADHLTIVVDREGQIQAFERTRGDSTT, from the coding sequence ATGACCGAGGAGGATACCGATTCGCTCAGCGACGACTCCGAGGCGGTGTTCTCGGTGCTGGGCGACGAGACGCGACTCCGAATCCTGCTCGAGCTCGCGGAGCGGTCCCAGCCCGACGCGTCCGCCGAACCGTACGCCTTCTCCGAACTCCGCCGGGCGGTGAGCGTCGACGACGCGGGGCGGTTCAACTACCACCTCGACAAACTCCAGGACACGTTCGTCAAGAAGACGGAGGACGGCTACCGGCCCACCTTCGCGGGCCTCAACGTCGCCTCGTCGATCCACGCGGGCCGGTTCGGCAGCAGCGCGGACGTCGAACCGACGGAGACCGAGTACGAGTGTCCCGTGTGTGAGGACCCACTCTACGCGCGCTACGAAGACGAGTCCGTCCGTATCGAGTGCGACGACGAACACACGTGGTTTGCCTACCCGGTGCCAGCCGGCGCCGCGACGGACCGGTCGATGGACGAACTCCTCGACGTGACCGTCCGTCGCACCGGCGCCAACGTCGAACTGGCCCGGAACGGGCTGTGCCACCGGTGCTGGGGGACGATCGACGCTCGCGTCGTCGATCCCGACGGCACGTTCGAGGAACTCGGTACGGACTGGCCGCGGGTCGACGTCGAGTGCGAGCGATGCTGGCTCGCGTACACGGTGCCACTGCCGATCTTCGTGGCGCAGTCTCCGCCCGTCGTCGCCTTCTACCACGAGCACGGCCTCGGGCCGGAGGACGCCATGCTCAGCGAACGGAACGCGCTCGAGGACGCGACGGCCGAGCTGGAGGGTTCGTCGTCCGATCTGTTCGAGGTGACGATCGAACTGGCCGCGGATCACCTCACCATCGTCGTCGATCGCGAGGGGCAGATTCAGGCGTTCGAACGGACGAGGGGCGACTCGACGACGTAG
- a CDS encoding ABC transporter ATP-binding protein: MTGDHDSRAPALRVEGLAKTFGEGEGAVRAVDGISLSVDHGEVVGVLGPNGAGKTTTIKSMLGLVLPDDGTVEVCGIDVHDEPAAAYRHVDAMLEGARNVYWRLTVEENLRYFAGLGGDDPDDLTDRHERLLESLGLADEADTVVNDLSRGMKQKVSLASTLARDVDVVFLDEPTLGLDVESSIELRSELRRLAERENVTIVLCSHDMNVIEAVCDRIVILQDGRVIADDPMADLVDVLREKRFSVVTDGPIDEDLERDLADRFGATIRESDPSERGGDTEVGQSVTIDATGIGAEDAAALLDAVRDAGHSLQDVETAEPTLEDVFLRVTGTGDGGDGDGSEPGGNAHPSGSRSGDANGSGSGDANGGRSGDGSGDESAATNDDPEPAAAGTGVIADGDR, translated from the coding sequence ATGACAGGTGATCACGACTCCAGGGCGCCGGCGCTCCGCGTCGAGGGCCTCGCGAAGACGTTCGGCGAGGGCGAGGGAGCCGTCCGGGCGGTCGACGGCATCTCGCTGTCGGTCGACCACGGCGAAGTCGTCGGCGTGCTCGGCCCCAACGGCGCCGGCAAGACGACCACGATCAAGTCGATGCTCGGCCTCGTCCTGCCCGACGACGGGACGGTCGAGGTCTGTGGCATCGACGTCCACGACGAACCTGCCGCGGCGTACCGCCACGTCGACGCGATGCTCGAAGGTGCGCGGAACGTCTACTGGCGGCTCACCGTCGAAGAGAACCTTCGCTACTTCGCGGGCCTGGGTGGCGACGATCCCGACGATCTCACCGACCGCCACGAGCGGCTGCTCGAGTCGCTCGGGCTCGCTGACGAGGCCGACACCGTCGTCAACGACCTTTCGCGCGGGATGAAACAGAAGGTCTCGCTGGCCTCGACGCTCGCCCGCGACGTGGACGTCGTCTTCCTCGACGAGCCGACGCTCGGGCTGGACGTGGAGTCCTCGATCGAACTCCGCTCGGAACTCCGGCGACTCGCCGAGCGCGAGAACGTGACGATCGTGCTCTGTAGCCACGACATGAACGTGATCGAGGCGGTCTGTGACCGCATCGTCATCCTCCAGGACGGGCGCGTGATCGCCGACGACCCGATGGCCGACCTGGTGGACGTGCTCCGGGAGAAGCGCTTCAGCGTGGTGACGGACGGTCCGATCGACGAGGACCTGGAACGCGACCTCGCGGACCGCTTCGGCGCGACGATCCGCGAGTCCGACCCATCGGAACGCGGTGGGGACACCGAGGTGGGCCAGTCCGTGACGATCGACGCCACTGGAATCGGTGCCGAGGATGCGGCGGCGCTGCTGGACGCGGTTCGCGACGCGGGCCATTCGCTGCAGGACGTCGAGACGGCGGAGCCGACGCTCGAAGACGTGTTCCTGCGCGTCACCGGCACCGGTGACGGTGGAGACGGCGATGGCTCGGAACCCGGCGGGAACGCCCACCCCAGCGGCAGCAGGAGCGGCGACGCCAACGGCAGCGGGAGCGGCGACGCCAACGGCGGCAGGAGCGGTGACGGCAGCGGCGACGAATCAGCGGCCACGAACGACGATCCGGAGCCGGCAGCCGCTGGCACGGGGGTGATCGCCGATGGCGACCGCTGA
- the mfnA gene encoding tyrosine decarboxylase MfnA, whose amino-acid sequence MRAEPQSFDRVLSSMCTEPHPAAREAAETFLATNPGDPATYPAIADLEADVVDRLGEITSLADPHGFVASGGTEANIQAVRAARDRSDSRDPNVVAPETVHFSVRKAADVLGVELRTTPVDADYRAEPAAIDAATDADTALIVGVAGSTEYGRVDPIPALGEVATDTGAMLHVDAAWGGFVLPFTDYEWDFAVEAVDTLTIDPHKLGQAAIPAGGLLAREKATVDALAVETPYLESTTQATLTGTRSGAGVASAAAALDALWPEGYRETYERQQALAEWLAGEFEDLGFDVVEPSLPLVAADLDASLFDSLREEGWRVSRTRAGELRIVCMPHVTREMLESFLADVRALQPRAAPAADD is encoded by the coding sequence ATGCGTGCCGAGCCGCAGTCGTTCGACCGGGTGCTGTCCTCGATGTGCACGGAGCCACATCCGGCAGCGCGCGAGGCCGCCGAAACCTTCCTCGCGACCAACCCCGGCGATCCGGCGACCTATCCCGCCATCGCCGACCTCGAAGCGGACGTCGTCGACCGGCTCGGCGAGATTACGTCGCTCGCAGACCCCCACGGCTTCGTCGCCAGCGGGGGCACGGAGGCGAACATCCAGGCGGTCCGGGCCGCTCGCGATCGCTCTGACTCACGGGACCCCAACGTCGTCGCCCCGGAAACGGTCCACTTCTCGGTCCGGAAGGCCGCCGACGTGCTCGGCGTCGAGTTGCGAACCACGCCCGTCGACGCGGACTACCGGGCGGAACCAGCCGCCATCGACGCGGCGACCGACGCCGACACCGCGTTGATCGTCGGCGTCGCCGGCTCGACGGAGTACGGCCGGGTCGATCCGATTCCGGCGCTCGGCGAGGTCGCGACCGACACCGGCGCCATGCTACACGTCGACGCGGCGTGGGGCGGTTTTGTCCTCCCCTTCACCGACTACGAGTGGGACTTCGCGGTCGAAGCCGTGGACACGCTGACGATCGATCCCCACAAACTCGGGCAGGCCGCGATCCCCGCCGGCGGGCTGCTCGCCCGCGAGAAGGCGACCGTCGACGCACTCGCCGTCGAGACGCCGTACCTCGAATCGACGACGCAGGCGACGCTGACGGGGACCCGCTCCGGCGCGGGCGTCGCGAGCGCGGCCGCGGCCCTCGACGCGCTCTGGCCGGAGGGCTACCGCGAGACCTACGAGCGCCAGCAGGCGCTGGCGGAGTGGCTCGCTGGCGAGTTCGAGGACCTTGGCTTCGACGTCGTCGAGCCCTCCTTGCCGCTGGTCGCAGCGGACCTCGACGCCTCGCTCTTCGATTCGCTTCGCGAGGAGGGCTGGCGCGTCTCGCGAACCCGGGCCGGCGAGCTGCGGATCGTCTGCATGCCACACGTCACCCGGGAGATGCTGGAGTCGTTCCTCGCGGACGTGCGTGCACTTCAGCCGCGGGCTGCGCCTGCTGCCGACGACTGA
- a CDS encoding helix-turn-helix domain-containing protein, producing MSTTTAEERADEAETLSETEYRDRLRELPPSAKLVAKVLESDTPLSQGQLAEESLLPDRTVRYALNRLEDAGLIGSRYSFRDARKQVYYLRT from the coding sequence ATGAGCACGACGACGGCGGAAGAACGGGCGGACGAGGCAGAAACTCTCTCTGAAACCGAATATCGTGACAGGCTTCGCGAGCTCCCGCCGAGCGCGAAACTGGTCGCGAAGGTACTCGAGAGCGACACCCCGCTCTCCCAGGGGCAGCTCGCGGAGGAGTCCCTGCTGCCGGACCGCACCGTTCGCTACGCCCTCAACCGCCTCGAGGACGCCGGCCTCATCGGCTCCCGGTACTCCTTCCGCGACGCGCGCAAGCAGGTCTACTACCTCCGGACCTGA